The nucleotide window CTTGAACGCGATGAATCGCCCCGCGACCACCGCGACGAAATCGGTGAACGTCCCGCCGGTGTCGACGCCCACGGCGGCGGCGCGCGACGGCATGGAGCGGCCGTGCTTGGTCACGCGGCTTTCGGGCGCCGGCGCTTGCGCCAGAAGTCGAGTCCCGCTCCCAGCACGATGGCCACGGCGGCCGTGATCAGGATCCAGCTCGGGATCTTGATGGCCTGCCCGACGAAGGCCAGCGCGAAGTAGTAGGGAAGCGCGCCGAGCAGGATGGCCAGGCCGTAGAGCGGCGGCGGATAGCCCACCGCCGCGGCCACCAGCTTGAGCGGCGCGTCAGGAAGCGGCGTGGCCCTCGCCAGCATCAGCGCCAGGAAGGAGGCCGCGGGATACGCGGCCAGGGTCAG belongs to Candidatus Eisenbacteria bacterium and includes:
- a CDS encoding VTT domain-containing protein codes for the protein MSADSLWAMCVLLLVDGATFAFFTTPLLLHYGHLHPAWQVALAGSVSSALGSVLQLLMLRWALRSGHPWMRRFAPSQEKLSLTLAAYPAASFLALMLARATPLPDAPLKLVAAAVGYPPPLYGLAILLGALPYYFALAFVGQAIKIPSWILITAAVAIVLGAGLDFWRKRRRPKAA